Genomic DNA from Hordeum vulgare subsp. vulgare chromosome 2H, MorexV3_pseudomolecules_assembly, whole genome shotgun sequence:
TAGAGCAGTTCGCGACGGTGCGTACAGAACGGTCGTTTGCTATGTAATAAAACGCAAACGGTTTTTATTATTAACCGTTTGTGTACTTATCATTTCTCCTCCCTTCGTACCGTCTTTTCATTGTGTTGCCGCCCGAGGGTGGTGCGGTTCGTCGTCAACAACATCCTCCATTGGGATGTCGTCGTCCTCCGGCTACTTCTCGGCCAGCCATCCAGCCAGCAGCAATGGCGGCTATTTCCTTCTTCAGCTCTGACGTCAGCCCGTCCTAGAGAGCTTTTGTGGGGAAGGGATCCATGGTGGGAGTGGTGCGAAGAGGGATCGGAGGCTAGATGACTACAACTATGACCGGGACAGCGATTTATATAGCAATGGTGGGGCTGCAGAGGGACGGACGGATAGCGTCGGAGAAGACGCCCCGACAACCGCGCTCCATCACTGTGGGCGGCGGACGAACAAAAGGGCGATCATCGTGTCGTTTGGACGCACAGTAGTTGCCTGTACCGGGAAGCGACGCGAGCACTACTCTCTCAACCGACGCACCGCTTCAATGCCGGCGCGAGTAAACGGTCGCGCCTGCTATGGCCGGGCATGAATGCTGCATTGATGCTTGAAGGGGTTTGGATGGGCAGTTATAAGTTGGCGTGATCGCGTGTCCGGACTCAGGCAAAAACTCCATGTTTGTGTTTGATTTATGGGAGAAAGTATGTCCAAACGATGCCGCACACCGATACAAACGGCATTGAATGAGTTTCATGGTGTGGACAACACAATCCACACACATGCAGGAGGCTTGCGGGCCTGTGTTGAAGATGCCCTTCCAATTCCATGCAGATGAGGAAAGGAATACCATCATCATTTGGGTGAAGCCTATTTTGCATTTTGATGGTCATGGTTTAAGAAGCATGCTTCGTCCCACTTAAACTGAAACAATACCAGGTAGGGATGAGTTTAGTGACTTCAGAATTACCCTGATTTTTAATAAGAAATTAGATTAGAAAACAGTTACATAGAATTCTCCTGAATTCAGCTTCAAACGAAAGTTGCTCAGTGTAAACCAAGCAGAGAACAAAATAATTTTAAGCTATTTTGCATATAGCTTGAGTTATCACATGGAAAAGAGATGAAAATTCAGAGACAAGCACTTTGCCCATTGCCATGCCGTACACTAcatcttgctgctgctgctgctaccccTGCGAGTGGGTCCCATCTCCCGGGCGAGCTTCCGCAGCACGTACTTCTGGACCTTGCCGGTGGAGGTCTTGGGCAGCTCGCCGCGGAACACGACTGTCTTGGGCACCATGTACCCCGCCATGCGCTCCCGGCTCCACGAGATCACCTCGGCCGCTGTCACCGTGCCCGCCGCGTCGTCCTTGAGGCTCACGAACGCGCACGGCGTCTCCCCCCAAAACTCGTCGGGCCgggccaccaccgccgcctcgctCACCGCTGGGTGGCCGTAGAGCATGGACTCCACCTCCACGCTGCTGATGTTCTCGCCGCCACTGATGATCACGTCCTTGGACCGGTCCCGGATCTCCAGGTAACCGTCCGGGTGCATCACGCCCACGTCCCCCGTGTAGAACCACCCATCGTCCCGGATCGCCGCCCTTGTCGCCTCGTCGTCGTTGAGATACCCCAGCATGACGCACCCGCCGCGGAGCACGATCTCGCCCATGGTGGTGCCGTCCCGGGGCACGCTGCGGCCTGTGTCGGCGTCGACAATGTCCACCTCGGCCATGCCGGGCGTGCGCACGCCTTGCCTCGCCTTGAGCCGCGCGCGCTCTGACGCCGGCAGCTTGTCCCACTCGCCCTTCCACGCGCACGACACGACGTGGCCTCCAGTCTCTGTCAGCCCGTACCCATGGCTGACCTCAAAGCCCGATGCCTCCGCACGATGCAGCACCGCAGCGGGCGGCGGCGAGCCGGCGGTCATGATCCGTACCTTATTGGGCGGAGTCTTGCGCACACCCTCCGGCGCATTGGCCAGCATGCTGAGCACGACGGGCGCGCCACAGAGATGCGTGACCCGGTGATCCGTGATGGCGGCGTAGACATCCTTGGCGTCGACGCGGCGGAGGCAGACGTTGGTGCCGCCGACGGCGGCCATTCCCCATGGGAAGCTCCACCCATTGGCGTGAAACATGGGCAGCGTCCACAGGAACGTCGGCCGTGGCGGCACCGCCCAGTCCACGAGCGACACCACGGTCACCAAGAAGATCCCGCGGTGGCAGTGCACGACCCCCTTGGGCGCAGCCGTGGTGCCGGAGGTGTAGTTGAGCACCATCGGATCCCACTCGCTGGCCGGCCGGATCCACCTAAACTCCGGGTCGCCCATCTCGAGGAGCCTCTCGTACGTCAGATCCTTGGCCTGGGCCGGAGGGAACTGATCCTTCTCGTGGGGATCCTCGACGAGCACGACGCGCGGGGCCGGGTTCTCCGGCGGGAGGAGGCGGAGCGCGTCGAGAAGTAGCGGGAGCAGCGCCGGGTCGACGAAGACGAGCCTGGAGCCGGAGTGGCGGAGCAGGACGGCGACCGTGCGCGCGTCGAGGCGCGTGTTGATGGTGTTGAGCACGGCGCCGCTCATGGGCACGCCGAAGTGCGCCTCGTACATCGCCGGCACGTTGGGCAGCAGCACCGACACCTGAAGAAGCAGTTGGTTCACCCCATGGATCATCATGCATCAACCCAATTCATGAATTCAGTTTGACTGCGACACAGGGGCGCTTGAGAAATGAGGATGGATGGAAGGGCGCTTACGACGTCGAGGCGGGAGACGCCGAGGGAGGAGAGCGCGGAGGCGAGGCGGAGGCAGCGGCGGTAGGTCTGGGACCAGGTGAAGACGGCTCCATGGTAGACGACGGAGGGGCAGTCGCCGAACACGGTGGCCGCCCGCTCCAGGAAGCCCAGCGGCGTGAGCGGGCACGAGTTGGCCGAGTTCCCGCCGAGCTTCTCCATGTCCGCTGAGGCTGAGCATGCAGCTCGTGGATGGCCGGTGCGATGCAAGGTAGCTAGGTGGTCGCCACGCCCACCAACCGTCTGGATGGCATGTGACGGTCAGACAAACAGTGCGAAGACTAGTGATAAATGCTCGCGCGATCGCTACTACGATTTCATAGCAGAAGATGCCACGCCGTTTTCGTTACGACCTCCTTCTTTATGTACTATTGTTTCATGTTTTTTTTTACAGGCAGGCATGTTCTTGTCTAGCTTTGGCTTTTAGCGTTTTGCCTCTGACATCACGGCCACGTTTTTTATCGTATGGTTTGTCATAGTTATGTACTCCTACttccttcgttcttaaatataagtctttttagacattttaATAGAGGATTACATACAAAATAATATAAACGAATCCACACTTCaaaatacgtctatatacatccatatgtagtttaaTAAAGAAAtttttagaaagacttatattttggaacagagggagtagtcatCGATCCATGCATATATAATAGTATGATCTCTGCTGGCACGCTTTGCTGGTCACATGTTAGTTGGTTGGTGTTTCCTCGGTTGTGCATGTTTACAAGTGCTCCTGTCCAAAATATTTCGTAAGTATTTTTTGATGAAGAAAGTGGAAGATTAATAAGAAACAAAGTAGTAATAAATGTTTTAATTGAATCGGGACAGTAAAGGAAccaggcagtccaaaaccatatgTTTTTCGACAGTGAAAAAATGAAAGCACTGAAACAAATGTGAATAGCACAAACATCTCCGATGAAATATACATCAAAGTTCTTTCTGTACCGTTGTTTCTAACTTAACATTTTGAAATCGATGTCCACACTTTGGGTAATGAAATTGATAAGATCAAATCTGTGGATCCGAACAAACGTCATGTATTGAAGAGTTGCATGAGTCACCCATCTCAATGGGTGAGAACAAAAGATCATCAAACACACCATAGCCAAGAACAAACCCCTTGCGAGGTTGATTTTGGCTCAGTGCTTCATCGTCGTACGAATGGGGATTATTTTTccaccagcataaaattaaagaaTGACAGGTCAGGCCGAAGTAAGTGGCGATATTCCGTTAGATTAGAGGTTCTTGATCCACTAGACCGAAACAAAATAAACTACTTAGTGTCACACATGTTTCACATGAGACCGCGATAGCCACTCTAGGGCTAGGTTATATTTAGCCGCGTGATTGTATTCCATACAACACATCCACTTCTATTGTCGAAATGATACCTTCGATGGCACGAAAACCTAGACAATGATTTATTGTTTCATCGTCTTTCTTTACCAGAAGGCAATCAGAGGTGAGTGGAACCAATAGAACACCAAGCAAATACCTTTCTTTTGATAATCAGAAAATATCATTCCAATCCTCCCCTCCCCACCTCCTAAAGGCAACACTAC
This window encodes:
- the LOC123431204 gene encoding 2-methylpropanoate--CoA ligase CCL4-like; its protein translation is MEKLGGNSANSCPLTPLGFLERAATVFGDCPSVVYHGAVFTWSQTYRRCLRLASALSSLGVSRLDVVSVLLPNVPAMYEAHFGVPMSGAVLNTINTRLDARTVAVLLRHSGSRLVFVDPALLPLLLDALRLLPPENPAPRVVLVEDPHEKDQFPPAQAKDLTYERLLEMGDPEFRWIRPASEWDPMVLNYTSGTTAAPKGVVHCHRGIFLVTVVSLVDWAVPPRPTFLWTLPMFHANGWSFPWGMAAVGGTNVCLRRVDAKDVYAAITDHRVTHLCGAPVVLSMLANAPEGVRKTPPNKVRIMTAGSPPPAAVLHRAEASGFEVSHGYGLTETGGHVVSCAWKGEWDKLPASERARLKARQGVRTPGMAEVDIVDADTGRSVPRDGTTMGEIVLRGGCVMLGYLNDDEATRAAIRDDGWFYTGDVGVMHPDGYLEIRDRSKDVIISGGENISSVEVESMLYGHPAVSEAAVVARPDEFWGETPCAFVSLKDDAAGTVTAAEVISWSRERMAGYMVPKTVVFRGELPKTSTGKVQKYVLRKLAREMGPTRRGSSSSSKM